Part of the Salmo trutta chromosome 2, fSalTru1.1, whole genome shotgun sequence genome, ATGTGTTGTTGTCAACGTTTCTATTGCAGACAGATTTACAGTATCTTGTGATTGCCTAGAGTGTTGGTTCCCAACCCAGCTGTCCCTCCATATGCTGTTCAATCAGAGCAGAACCAGGACATGGCAGATACTGGTggacagtgtttcccctagggtTTTTTCAGCAAGGGTGGGGGCATTGCTAGCAGTGTAGCAATGCAATGACATGTTAGCTGTTCCCATTAACTTCCAGTCGTTGAGCCAACTACTTACCATTTAAAAGCCTGTTTCGTGGGCCACCGCTGCTAAATGACTATAGAGGAAACACTGAGATAGACAGGTCCTGTATGTGGACATGGATGGATGATGGCAGACAGGTATGTATTAGGACAGATAGATCATGGTCTTTATCAGGTGCCACTCTGTAAAAGCGTTGTTGATGTCGGTGTATCACTAAAAGCTTATTTAAAAGATTTCTTGCGGGAGCAGCCAAAAGTGAGCGCACAGTGCCTTTTTCTATAGGGGTTGTTTTTATCCAGCTCCTCCAAGCTGCCCTCTTGTCAAATCaaattaccgtaaattccggactatacgccgcaactttttcccaggctttgaacctcgcggatTAAACAATGACgctgctaatatatggattttacccgctttcaaaaaaaattccccaaaaaaacacattctgtgacgtgctcagtttttggcggcatgaagctttcattagaccaatgaaattgccgaatgggttaaggtcaaacaactttttgtttactgtttagattaaatcgagcgctctcaaacttccaatcattctgattacggtagtcattttgtcaccctcgtcatggcaaagacacagagaaatgcatatgatgcagctttcaagttgaaggcgattgatctggctgttggaaaaggaaatagagctgctgcatgggagcttggtcttaatgagtcgatgataagacgttggaaacagcagcgtgaggaattgactcattgcaaaaagacaactaaagcttattgctattatttttttttgttacaagccgtgtttcgttaaagcctgtgtaaagttaatttgtttcaatgtactggtaggcacctgtggcttatagacatgtgcggcttatttatgttcaaaataatatatatttttaaattcagtgggtgcggcttatattcaggtgcgcttaaaagtccggaaattacggtacatttTGTTGTCGCATGCAGAtgatattgcgggtgtagcgaagtgcttgttTTTCctcgctccaacagtgcagtagaatctaacaattcacaacaatacacacatctaaagtaaaataatggaattaagaaatatataaatattagatcgagCAATGTCGGTGTGGCGTTCactaaaatacagtacaatataatacaGTAAGTAAGTAAATAACAAaagtttgaccggtagtgtatatactgtattatattctactgaagctggttgagagaatgccaagagtgtgcaaagctgtcatcaaggcaaagggtggctactttgaagaatctcaaatataaaatatattttgatttaacacctttttggttactacatgattacatatgtgttatttcatagttttgatgtcttcactattattctacaatgtataaagtagtaaacataaagaaaaaccttggaatgagtaggtgttgtaaaacttttgaccggtagtgtacatagatgagtaaagcagtatgtaaacaatgtttaaacattattaaaaatgactactgttccattattaaagtggccagtgattccaagtctatgtatatagagcaGCAGGGTTTGCACAACTGGGTGGAAGCCGGctggtgatggctatttaacagtctgatggccttgcagtctcggtcccagctttgatgcacttgtactgacctcgctttctggatgatagcggggtgaacaggccaaggcttgggtggttgatgtccttgatctttttggccttcctgtgacattgggtgttgtaggtgtcctggagggcaggtagtttgccccctgtggtgcgttgggcagaccgcaccaccctctggagagccctgcagttgcaggcggtgcagttgccgtaccaggcggtgatacagcccgacaggatgctctcaattgtgcatctgtaaaagtttgtgagggttttaggggccaagccccAAAAAATTCAGCctcatgaggttgaagaggtgcagttgtgccttcttcaccacgctatCTGGatcatttcagatcgtcagtgatgtgtatgccgtggaacatttcaccttctccactgtggtcccatcgatgtggatagggacgTGCTCCCTacgctgtttcctgaagtccacgatcagctcctttgtttagttgactttgagtgtgaggttattttcatggcaccactctcccagggtcctcacctcctccctgtatgctgtcttgtcattgttggtaatcaggcctactactgctgtgcaaacatgatgattgagttggaggcgtgcgtagacacgcagtcatgggtgaacaggaggtacagaagggggctgagcacgcatccttgcggggcccctgtgttaaggatcagcgacgtggaggtgttgtttcccaccttcaccacctgaggcagcccgtcaggaagtccatggcccagttgcacagggcggggttcagacccagggccccgagcttaacctctctcgggtatgtgggacgatttcgtcccacctagtcaacagccagtggaatcgagtggcgctatattcaaaaaccttaaaaatgctattactttcaatttctcaaacatattactattttacaccattttaaagacaagactctcgttaatctaaccacattgtccgatttcaaaaaggctttacacgaagcaaaacattagattatgtcaggagagtacccagccagaaataatcacacgcGCATTTtcaaagctagcatataatgtcacaaaaccaaaaccacagctaaatgcagcactaacctttgatgagtcttcatcagatgacactccctaggacattatgttatacaatacatgcatgttttgttcaatcaagttcatatttatatcaaaaaacagctttttacattagcatgtgacgttcagaactagcaaacataccgaaaactttactaaattactcacgataaacgttcacaaaaacataacaattatttaaagaattatagatacagaactcctttatgcaatcgcggtgtcagatttaaaatagctttcggcaaaagcacagtttgcaatattctgagtagatagctcgccatcacgggctagctaatttaacacccaccaagtttggcgttcactaaactcagaattactataagaaaaattggattacctttgctgttcttcgtcagaatgcactcccaggacttctacttcaaccgcaaatgttgttttggttcaaaataatccatagttatgttaaaatatcctctgttttgtccgtgcgttcaggtccctatccgaacggtgacgcgcggacgcatgtcgtgacaaaaaatgtaaaaatattccattacccgtacttcgaagcatgtcaaacgctgtttaaaaatcaattttatgcgattttttCTAGTAAAATAGccataatattctgaccgggagacgttgttttcgttcaaagactgaaagaagaaaacgGTGTCTACATGTGCACGCGCGctcccgtgtcattgttctcagatcgaccactttccaaatgagctactgtttttcagccagggactgcagagtcatcattccccgttctgggcgccttctgagagcctatgggagccttagaaaatgtcacgttacagcagagatcctctgttttcgataaagaggttatagaaggccaagaaatggtcagagagggcacttcctgtatagaatcttctcaggttttggcctgccatatgagttctgttatactcacagacaccattcaaacagttttagaaactatagggtgttttctatccaaatcaaacaattatatgcatattctagtttctgggcaggagtaataaccagattaaatcgggtacgttttttatccggatgtgaaaatactgccccctacccatgagaggttaatgatgagcttggagggtactatggtgttgcaTGCTGAGCtatggtcaatgaacagcattcttacataggtattcctcttgtccagatgggatagggcagtgtgcagtgcgatggcgattgcatcatctgtgcatctattggggcggtaagcaaattgaagtgggtctagggtgtcaggtagggtagggtagagtttatatgatccttaactagcctctcaaagcacttcatgatgacagaggtgagtgctacggggcgatagtcatttagttcagttacctttgctttcttgggtacaggaacaatggtggccatcttgaaacaagtggggacagcagactgagatagggagagattgaatatgtccgtaaacactccagccagctggtctgcgcatgctctgaggatgcggctagggatgccgtctgggccggcagccttgcgaggattaacacacttaaatgtcttagTCACGTCGGCAACGGAGAAGGAGCCAAAAAGTATTGTGCTACACAGCATATTATTCTCCCACCttcctctctttatttctctggCCCATCAAGTGACCATTCTGTGTGTGAGCCCTCTGGCCCATCAAGGTGGGACCATTCTGTGTGTGAGCCCTCTGGCCCATCAAGTGACCATTCTGTGTGTGAGCCCTCTGGCCCATCAAGTGACCATTCTGTGTGTGAGCCCTCTGGCCCATCAAGTGACCATTCTGTGTGTGAGCCCTCTGGCCCATCAAGTGACCATTCTGTGTGTGAGCCCTCTGGCCCTCAAGTGACCATTCTGTGTGTGAGCCCTCTGGCCCATCAAGTGACCATTCTGTGTGTGAGCCCTCTGGCCCATCAAGTGACCATTCTGTGTGTGAGCCCTCTGGCCCATCAAGTGACCATTCTGTGTGTGAGCCCTCTGGCCCATCACGTGACCATTCTGTGTGTGAGCCCTCTGGCCCATCGAGTGACCATTCTGTGTGTGAGCCCTCTGGCCCATCGAGTGGACCATTCTGTGTGTGAGCCCTCTGGCCCATCGAAGTGACCATTCTGTGTGTGAGCCCTCTGGCCATCAAGTGACCATTCTGTGTGTGAGCCCTCTGGCCCATCAAGTGACCATTCTGTGTGTGAGCCTCTGGCCCATCAAGTGACCATTCTGTGTGTGAGCCCTCTGGCCCATCAAGTGACCATTCTGTGTGTGAGCCCTCTGGCCCATCAAGTGACCATTCTGTGGTGTGAGCCCTCTGGCCCATCAAGTGAccattctgtgtgtgtgagccCTCTGGCCCATCAAGTGACCATTCCATGTGTGTGAGCCCTCTGGCCCATCAAGTGACCATTCCATGTGTGTGAGCCCTCTGGCCCATCAAGTGAccattctgtgtgtgtgagccCTCTGGCCCAGCTCTGGACACGTTTGTGTATAGACACAGAGGACTCTTGGGACATGAGTTTTCAGCCTGAAAGCCCAATGtccccagatgtgtgtgtgtgtgtgtgtgtgtgtggtgtgtgtgtgtgtgatgttgtggggtgtgtgtgtgtgttgtgtgtgtgtggtgtgtgtgtgtgtgtgtgtgtgtgtgttgtgtgtgtgtgtgtgtgagagagagatcacaTGAAAGGAGATTGTAATGGATACAAAGATAAAAGGAGAAaccagagagtgaaagagagggagaggtacaCAGAGTGATTGGAATGacatctctctcccactgtctatCTGTGTGATTTTAATTTGTTCACAATGACCAATAGGGAAGGAATGCTGCTTAGACTGTAACCGATCACAGCTGGGTGTAGATGTGATTCTGAAGATCAATGTGAgacacacaaaagcacacactTTCCAAAGGTCTATGTTGGTTAGCAAATTTTCAGCCACTTGAAGGAAACTGGAATTTTCAGTTTATTACACATTTTCTAAATAGGAAAAATGAGACATTGCTTTAGAGTGGTTGTGACATGGAACTAATAGCTTCCCTCTCAGCTGTATTCATAGGTTGCACCTCCGTCACTCGGTCCGTGTCATGGCATTGTTTTGAATGTTCTCAAGCCTCCCTCTGCCGGCGCGATGCCGGTGTCAAAAAGTAATGATAAGCCCAATCATTCTGGGACGGAGGCTAACGGCCTGCTTCTtctaaattacactatagtgtcttggaaatacgatgacattgctaaagtaggcaGATATTCTGTAGGAAACACTTTCCATCATTATCATGTCATCAAATTTACTTTAAacagatggcaatgttgtcattagctagcaaagtttgtcaaaaatagctagcaatgctaatgttagctagctaaaattctTAACTAGCGAGCTAACGTTATCTTCCATCTAAAGTCAGTCTGGCGACATCAAAATCATGACACAAGGTTTTCCTACAAATTATTTGCCTCCTTTTGAAATGTCCAAAGCCACAGTAATACACTTTGAGAGTCCAAAACGTCCAAACGAATGTTCAAACTATATTATGACGAAATGTGCAAACCATGAATAGTATGAAActgtgagagactgagagaaaaatATCATTTGAAGTACgagagaatatgagagagagagagaacgggcaTGGGTTGTGGtaattctctctcacacactcacacacacacacacacacacacacacacacacacacacacacacacacacacacacacacacacacacacacacacacactcatgcagggATCATTAGCCCAGTTTTCACATCTGTAAATCCAAGATGGCCACCAGGCCTTTCCAGGAGAAAACGGTTGCTAGGCAACTCCCTCCCTGCTCCGCTGCGATAAGATTGGAAGATGGTGTCTCCCtgtggacagtgtgtgtgtgcgtgtgtgcgtgcgtgcagaaACAGGAATGCTGTATCTGATCTGCAGAAAagcctcacagacacacacacacacacacacacatgccctgaATATCATAGCAAGGAACAGATGAGCAGATTGGACCCAGATGTTCTGTCCATTCTCCATGTCAGATTGTGAAAACACTgctctcgctttctctgtctgtcattcactctaaaaaaataaaatgttctcACACACACTAAGGGGGTGGGTTCTGAGGCCTTGTCAAAAAACTGGGTTAACTGATCCGCTTACACTCAAAACaacctctctctcgttccctctctctatccccacctctctctctccctctctctatcccctctctctctcggccaGGTGACATCACACAGAAGGGTTATGAGAAGAAGCGGTCTAAGCTGATCAGGGCCCTACTTTCCTCATCCTGGAGGTACATAAATACACAGTCTGTCCTCTAGTAGAACACCTGTATGCAGCACATCTATTCTAGTCCCACTGGGTTTGATACTCCTCGtctaacccccctctctctctctctctctccgctctctccctctctctctctctcggtcacaAGACTTTGTATTACTCCATATGCGGCTGAATGTAGCAGCATATTGAATATGCTGAAAGCTCCTTCCACACTGAGAATTTGGGGGGATTTTTgtatctctctccgtctgtgaCTTTGACTGTATCTTTTGACATTGCTCATGTCTTTTTCTGGTCTGACTTtccctgtgtgtggtgtgtgtgtggtgtgtgtgtgtgtgtgttggtggtgcAGGTATGGAGGGTATGTCTCACCGCCCCCCCTTTGCCCCCCATCTGCCGCTCCGCTTCCCACAGACGGCGCTCTTCTGGAACACGTGATGAACGCTAAACCGTTCAGGTAAACACACCTTTCCTTTATTCCAGATTAACCTGACTTTAGACCAGAGTTATTCAAACTGTTGGTCGATAGACACGCCTTAGTCAGTCCTTTCACTATAAACATATAATATAGATCTAGTTTTTTATTAAATTGATTAACATAATTCCTGCCCGTCTCTCTCCAACCCATAATCGCCCCCCTAGACGTCCACAGTGAGGCGGTGCAGGCAGTGTTAGCCAGACATGTGGGAGAGCAACGTGGCAGTGCCTATGCCCTCCAAACGACGATCACTGGTGGTACAGACATCCATGGATGCGTACACACCCCCAGGTTGAGACACACACAATCATACAGTTATGTTCATCAGGTTCTgttcagtgcttgacttgggcaggagctcccCTGAACTGAGTAATGCACCTCAcattttctactgcttgagttccTGCAGCCCTTATAGAATATATTAGCTCACAAGTATTGCAgagttcctgcacctaaatatatgCATCTAAATGAGTACCGGCTCCTATtttagtccaagtcaagcactggttaTGATATGTTTGTGTTATGCTGTAGTAAGTTGGATGAAGGTTTTACTGACCGTCACTAGGGCCGTCTCCACTGTGTcatagggttggggttaggttgTGTTTAGTTAGCTATGGGTTTAGTGATATTGTATGGAAGTTGTATGAAGGTTACTGACCCTCACTAGGCCCGTCCCCACTGTGCTGCAGTACTCTTCGTCGGCTCAGAGGAAGAGGCGGGGGCCAGGCAATGACATGCCGGGAATGGAACACTGGATGACTCGCCCTGCGCCCACTTAGGGTCCATCCCACCTAGGGCTCCACCTCCTCGTCGTCCTCGTCCACTCATAGCGGAGGAAGTGGCAACGCAGGAAGACTGCCTactcgctcgcacacacacacctctctcaccCACACCTGTCCAACgcccacctcacacacacacacctgaacccAGTCACACCACGTGTCAGCTCACCACTCACAAACACACCACGGTGAGTACaacttgtgtatgtgtgtgtacaggacGTGTGTTTATGTCTAAtctttatgtgtgtgtctacagGTATAGGGCACCTGTCTCTGAAGCGTAAGGCAGCTCTGGGCATGGCGGAGAACGGAGGCTCTCTCAGAAGATCCTGTGAGTTCGGCTCTGATATGCTGTGGCCTCCACCGCTGGAGTCTGatggtcagtacacacacacacacatacctttttatACATGTGCCCCACCACTGCTTtaaactctccctctctcgttctgtctctcctctttctgtctctctctctttgtctctgtgtctctctcttctctccatcgctttctgtctttctctttctgtctctctctgtctgtctctctttctgtctctctctctttgtctctgtctttctatcctctctccatctctttctgtctctctttctctctctctctcctctttttctgcctctctcgctttctctttttgtctctctgtctctttctgtctctctctctccatctctctctctctgtgtgtgtagagaaTCACTCTGCTCCTCCTGATGTGACTGGCTATTCGTCTGACTCCTCCCACTCCCGCCCCCACTCAGAGCGCCACATAGGAACCATCGCCCGAAACACTCAGAGATACGGCAACGCTGAGCGCATGGAGACTGGAGACGGTGTCCCGGTCAGCAGTCGTGTGTCTGCTAAGATCCAGCAGTTAGTGAACACTCTGAAAATGCCTCGTAGACCTCCGCTCAGAGAGTTCTTTGTTGATGACTTTGAAGAACTTCTAGAAGGTAGGAGCTATCAACCAATAATCTATAAATAAATCGACTAAGCTTTAAATCTAGCTGTCTAgctatttctctgtctctatgtttagTGGAAGTTTGTACAGTAATCTGTAGTATGTTAATGGTCTTATTTGCATGTTTTCGCAATAAAAGTCTCTTGTCACTCTTTGTAGTCCAGCAGC contains:
- the LOC115151809 gene encoding disco-interacting protein 2 homolog C-like produces the protein MAEREASPLPLEVRARLAELELELSEGDITQKGYEKKRSKLIRALLSSSWRYGGYVSPPPLCPPSAAPLPTDGALLEHVMNAKPFRRPQ